The proteins below come from a single Crossiella sp. CA-258035 genomic window:
- the hutU gene encoding urocanate hydratase: MTTAGPRPVRAARGTELTARDWSTEAALRMFHNNLDPEVAERPDDLVVYGGTGKAARDWNSFDAITRELTNLAPDETLLVQSGRPVGVMRTHEWAPRVLIANSNLVGDWASWPEFRRLEQLGLTMYGQMTAGSWIYIGTQGILQGTYETFAAVANKRFGGTLAGTLTLTGGLGGMGGAQPLAVTMNEGVALCVEVDPDRARRRLETRYLDEIAEDLDDAVERCLAAKRERRPLSVAVIGNAAEVFPELLRRGVDIDVVTDQTSAHDPLAYLPKGVDLADWHDYAAKKPDEFTDRSRESMAEQVEAMVGFMDRGAEVFDYGNSIRGEAKLGGYDRAFDFPGFVPAYIRPLFCEGKGPFRWAALSGDPKDIEATDRAILELFPENKALHRWIKMAQERVEFQGLPARICWLGYGERHLAGLRFNEMVASGELSAPIVIGRDHLDCGSVASPYRETESMADGSDAIADWPLLNALINTASGATWVSIHHGGGVGIGRSIHAGQVTVADGTPLAAQKLERVLTNDPGMGVIRHVDAGYSRADEVAAERGVRVPMEGVAKKA, encoded by the coding sequence GTGACCACCGCAGGCCCCCGTCCGGTGCGCGCCGCGCGCGGCACCGAGCTGACCGCGCGTGACTGGTCCACCGAGGCCGCGCTGCGCATGTTCCACAACAACCTCGACCCCGAGGTGGCCGAGCGCCCGGACGACCTGGTCGTCTACGGCGGCACCGGCAAGGCCGCCCGCGACTGGAACAGCTTCGACGCGATCACCCGCGAGCTGACCAACCTGGCCCCGGACGAGACGCTGCTGGTGCAGTCCGGCCGCCCGGTCGGCGTCATGCGCACCCACGAGTGGGCGCCGCGGGTGCTCATCGCCAACTCCAACCTGGTCGGCGACTGGGCCAGCTGGCCGGAGTTCCGGCGGCTGGAGCAGCTCGGGCTCACCATGTACGGCCAGATGACCGCCGGGTCCTGGATCTACATCGGCACCCAGGGCATCCTGCAGGGCACCTACGAGACCTTCGCCGCGGTGGCGAACAAGCGCTTCGGCGGCACCCTGGCCGGCACGCTCACCCTCACCGGCGGACTCGGCGGCATGGGCGGCGCCCAGCCGCTGGCGGTCACCATGAACGAGGGTGTCGCGCTCTGCGTGGAGGTCGACCCGGACCGCGCCCGCCGCCGCCTGGAGACCCGCTACCTGGACGAGATCGCCGAGGACCTGGACGACGCGGTCGAGCGCTGCCTGGCGGCCAAGCGGGAGCGGCGTCCGCTGTCCGTGGCGGTGATCGGCAACGCGGCCGAGGTCTTCCCCGAGCTGCTGCGCCGGGGCGTGGACATCGACGTGGTCACCGACCAGACCTCCGCGCACGACCCGCTGGCCTACCTGCCCAAGGGCGTGGACCTGGCCGACTGGCACGACTACGCGGCCAAGAAGCCGGATGAGTTCACCGACCGGTCCCGGGAGTCGATGGCCGAGCAGGTGGAGGCCATGGTCGGGTTCATGGACCGGGGCGCCGAGGTCTTCGACTACGGCAACTCCATCCGCGGTGAGGCCAAGCTCGGCGGCTACGACCGGGCCTTCGACTTCCCCGGCTTCGTGCCCGCCTACATCCGGCCGCTGTTCTGCGAGGGCAAGGGCCCGTTCCGCTGGGCCGCGCTCTCCGGCGACCCCAAGGACATCGAGGCCACCGACCGCGCCATCCTGGAGCTGTTCCCGGAGAACAAGGCGCTGCACCGGTGGATCAAGATGGCCCAGGAGCGGGTCGAGTTCCAGGGCCTGCCCGCCCGGATCTGCTGGCTCGGCTACGGCGAACGCCACCTGGCCGGGCTGAGGTTCAACGAGATGGTGGCCAGTGGCGAGCTGTCCGCGCCGATCGTGATCGGCCGCGACCACCTGGACTGCGGCTCGGTCGCCTCCCCGTACCGGGAGACCGAGTCGATGGCCGACGGCTCGGACGCCATCGCGGACTGGCCGCTGCTCAACGCCCTGATCAACACCGCCTCCGGGGCCACCTGGGTGTCCATCCACCACGGTGGCGGCGTGGGCATCGGCCGCTCCATCCACGCCGGTCAGGTCACCGTGGCCGACGGCACCCCGCTGGCCGCGCAGAAGCTGGAACGCGTGCTCACCAACGACCCCGGCATGGGCGTCATCCGCCACGTCGACGCGGGCTACTCGCGAGCCGATGAGGTTGCGGCGGAACGCGGTGTGCGGGTGCCCATGGAAGGGGTAGCAAAGAAGGCATGA